A genomic stretch from Nocardia wallacei includes:
- a CDS encoding cation diffusion facilitator family transporter — protein MMGAGHAHGHASAHSHAQASPDSDKRWLAGALAVIVVFLLGEVVVGVIAGSLALLSDAAHMLTDAASIALALWAIRLAARPAAGRMTFGWKRVEILSAQANGLTLLLLAIWLGYEAIRRLADPPEVTGGLVLGTALVGIVVNLAATWMISRANRTSLNVEGAFQHILTDLFAFIATAVAGVVIVVTGFARADVIATLVVVALMVRAGIGLVRASSRIFLEAAPADLDPAEIGRAMAARDGVVEIHDLHIWEITSGSPALSAHVLVEPGRDCHAVREDLAQWLIRAHHIEHATLQVDHAQPELIELGSRSPAHCEDAHDASRARPDSMAARH, from the coding sequence ATGATGGGCGCAGGACACGCACACGGCCATGCTTCGGCGCACTCGCACGCGCAGGCATCGCCGGACAGCGACAAGCGCTGGCTGGCGGGGGCGCTGGCGGTGATCGTGGTGTTCCTCCTCGGTGAGGTCGTGGTGGGTGTGATCGCGGGATCGCTGGCCCTGCTGTCCGATGCGGCGCACATGCTGACCGACGCCGCCTCGATCGCGTTGGCGCTCTGGGCCATTCGCCTGGCCGCCCGTCCCGCCGCCGGACGGATGACCTTCGGCTGGAAGCGGGTCGAGATCCTCTCCGCACAGGCCAACGGGCTGACCTTGCTGCTGCTGGCGATCTGGCTGGGCTACGAGGCGATCCGGCGTCTGGCCGATCCGCCGGAGGTCACCGGCGGCCTGGTGCTGGGCACCGCGTTGGTCGGCATCGTCGTCAACCTGGCGGCGACCTGGATGATCTCGCGCGCCAATCGCACCAGCTTGAATGTCGAGGGCGCCTTCCAGCACATCCTCACCGACCTGTTCGCCTTCATCGCCACCGCGGTCGCCGGTGTGGTCATCGTGGTGACCGGTTTCGCCCGGGCCGATGTGATCGCCACACTGGTGGTGGTGGCTCTGATGGTGCGTGCGGGTATCGGGCTGGTCCGCGCGTCCAGCCGAATCTTCCTCGAGGCCGCGCCCGCCGACCTCGATCCGGCCGAGATCGGCCGGGCCATGGCCGCCCGCGACGGTGTCGTGGAGATCCACGATCTGCACATCTGGGAGATCACCTCCGGGTCGCCCGCGCTGTCGGCGCATGTGCTGGTCGAGCCGGGCCGCGACTGTCACGCCGTGCGGGAGGACTTGGCGCAGTGGCTGATTCGCGCGCACCACATCGAGCACGCCACGCTCCAGGTGGATCACGCGCAGCCCGAACTGATCGAACTCGGCAGCCGCTCCCCGGCGCATTGCGAGGACGCCCACGACGCTTCGCGGGCGCGTCCGGATTCGATGGCCGCCCGGCACTGA
- a CDS encoding GntR family transcriptional regulator, translating into MSSSAIRSGPGDLPPAAPGGSRTSTPDTLRERLVFGDQVRELLPAASHLAARRVRDLLRAALRAGEFGTGRLPGEAELMAQYRAPRDVLREALDLLRRDGLIERRRGLGTSAVRAEYVVPGALPPQGRALDDHLAVGRITPRLLHWAWLPAPRVIAGQLDGTAIGDDCLCVEYVLLADQRPMAVFTNYIRAPEAARVDQSRFRRDFYGLLHSGGIDTASCDVGVQAAGADEHTAALLHVLPGEPVLLVQQRIRDRSGRVVDYALGACRNELLIEIGHIPRLDLTGAH; encoded by the coding sequence ATGTCCTCCAGCGCGATCCGATCCGGCCCCGGCGACCTTCCTCCCGCAGCGCCCGGCGGCAGTCGGACGTCCACGCCCGACACGCTGCGCGAGCGGCTGGTGTTCGGCGATCAGGTGCGCGAGTTGCTGCCCGCGGCGTCGCACCTGGCGGCCCGGCGAGTGCGCGATCTGTTGCGCGCGGCGCTGCGGGCCGGGGAGTTCGGCACCGGGCGGCTGCCGGGCGAGGCCGAGCTGATGGCGCAGTATCGCGCCCCCCGGGACGTGCTGCGCGAGGCGCTGGATCTGCTGCGCCGCGACGGCCTGATCGAGCGGCGCCGCGGGCTGGGCACCTCGGCCGTGCGCGCCGAGTACGTGGTCCCGGGTGCGCTGCCGCCGCAGGGCCGCGCCCTGGACGACCATCTGGCCGTCGGACGGATCACGCCGCGCCTGCTGCACTGGGCCTGGCTCCCCGCACCGCGGGTGATCGCCGGCCAACTCGACGGCACCGCGATCGGCGACGACTGCCTGTGCGTCGAATACGTCCTGCTCGCCGACCAGCGGCCGATGGCGGTGTTCACCAACTACATTCGCGCCCCCGAGGCCGCCCGGGTGGACCAGTCCCGGTTCCGGCGCGACTTCTACGGGCTGCTGCATTCCGGCGGCATCGACACCGCCAGTTGCGATGTCGGCGTACAGGCCGCCGGCGCCGACGAGCACACCGCCGCGCTGCTGCACGTACTCCCCGGCGAACCCGTGTTGCTCGTCCAGCAGCGCATCCGCGACCGGTCCGGCCGAGTGGTCGATTACGCGCTCGGCGCCTGCCGCAACGAGCTGCTCATCGAGATCGGCCACATCCCCCGCCTCGACCTCACCGGCGCCCATTGA
- a CDS encoding amidase — protein sequence MTETAAQPISFDTVTDAAAALRRGDVTATELTERALATPDDHGVYLARCDERALTRAAQVDRQLAAGAEVPLLAGIPLGVKDILAHTGAPTTAQSLVLDPAWAAGIGDCAVVRRLERAGAVITGKTTTMEFAIGVPDPDKPFPVPRCAWDRDRWAGGSSSGSGAGVAAGHFLAAIGTDTAGSIRIPAAFNGVTGLKPTFGRVPKSGVVPLGYTLDHVGPLARSAADCALLLSVLAGPDAADPFSADAPVADYPAALTGELDGVTIGVDTLDRYADGGIDPAQPRLFAEAVDTLRAAGATVVPVEVPMYPELVAIDLVVMLAEAHAYHRRDLRDRWTDYGRGTRIVLAGGAAVTGADYVQAQRVRHVARRRMAELFGAVDLVVTPTGHLGAPPLSTLDPLRPLGALSSLHTPYWNPLGNPTLVVPIGLSADATPLSMSISGRHFDEATVLRAGDAYQCRTTHHLVKGPR from the coding sequence ATGACCGAGACAGCAGCCCAACCGATTTCGTTCGACACGGTGACCGACGCGGCGGCCGCGTTGCGGCGTGGTGATGTCACCGCCACCGAACTGACCGAGCGAGCCCTCGCCACACCCGACGACCACGGCGTGTACCTGGCTCGCTGCGACGAGCGCGCCCTGACCCGCGCCGCGCAGGTCGACCGGCAGTTGGCCGCCGGTGCCGAGGTGCCACTGCTCGCGGGAATCCCGTTGGGCGTCAAGGATATTCTGGCGCACACCGGCGCCCCGACGACTGCGCAGAGCCTGGTGCTCGACCCGGCCTGGGCGGCGGGTATCGGCGACTGCGCGGTGGTCCGGCGCCTGGAGCGGGCGGGTGCGGTGATCACCGGCAAGACCACCACCATGGAGTTCGCGATCGGCGTCCCCGATCCGGACAAGCCGTTCCCCGTACCGCGTTGCGCCTGGGACCGCGATCGCTGGGCCGGTGGCTCCAGTTCCGGCTCGGGTGCGGGCGTCGCGGCCGGGCATTTCCTGGCCGCGATCGGCACCGACACCGCGGGCAGCATCCGCATTCCGGCGGCCTTCAACGGCGTCACCGGACTCAAACCCACCTTCGGCCGGGTGCCGAAATCCGGGGTGGTGCCCCTGGGCTACACGCTCGACCACGTCGGCCCGCTGGCCCGGTCGGCGGCCGACTGCGCGCTGCTGCTGTCCGTGCTGGCCGGTCCGGACGCCGCCGACCCGTTCAGCGCCGACGCTCCGGTCGCCGACTATCCGGCCGCGCTCACCGGCGAGCTGGACGGGGTCACGATCGGCGTCGACACTCTCGACCGCTACGCCGACGGCGGCATCGACCCGGCGCAGCCCCGGCTCTTCGCCGAGGCCGTCGACACGCTGCGCGCGGCGGGCGCCACCGTGGTCCCGGTCGAGGTGCCGATGTACCCGGAACTGGTGGCCATCGATCTGGTGGTGATGCTGGCCGAGGCGCACGCCTACCACCGCCGCGACCTGCGCGACCGCTGGACCGACTACGGCCGCGGCACCCGGATCGTGCTCGCGGGCGGGGCCGCGGTCACCGGAGCGGATTATGTTCAGGCGCAACGGGTCCGGCACGTGGCGCGACGACGGATGGCGGAGCTGTTCGGCGCGGTCGATCTGGTCGTCACGCCGACCGGTCACCTCGGCGCACCGCCGCTGTCCACCCTCGATCCGCTGCGTCCGCTCGGCGCGCTCTCCTCCCTGCACACGCCCTATTGGAATCCGCTGGGCAATCCCACTCTCGTCGTACCGATCGGTTTGTCCGCCGACGCCACGCCGCTGTCCATGTCGATCAGCGGCCGGCATTTCGACGAGGCGACCGTGCTGCGCGCCGGGGACGCCTATCAATGCCGGACCACCCACCACCTCGTGAAAGGCCCCCGATGA
- a CDS encoding ester cyclase → MDSVRSAYDAVQRAWTGQDWRAWEDTCAAGYRFDPFAGLRLDLPGTLAWSRAWFAAYPDYTEEIAAVHVGGGTVVAELVGTATSAADFALGGTTLLPATGRRFRIAYVKVLEFDHELKVVRDRQYQDRLDLYHQLGVPMPGQGAR, encoded by the coding sequence ATGGATTCGGTGCGGTCGGCTTACGACGCGGTGCAGCGGGCCTGGACCGGGCAGGACTGGCGGGCGTGGGAGGACACCTGCGCAGCGGGCTATCGGTTCGATCCGTTCGCGGGGTTGCGGCTGGATCTGCCTGGGACACTGGCGTGGAGCCGCGCCTGGTTCGCGGCCTATCCCGACTACACCGAGGAGATCGCGGCCGTGCACGTCGGCGGCGGCACGGTGGTGGCCGAACTGGTCGGGACGGCGACCTCGGCCGCCGACTTCGCGCTCGGCGGCACGACACTGCTCCCCGCCACCGGACGCCGGTTCCGGATCGCCTACGTCAAGGTGCTCGAGTTCGACCACGAGCTGAAGGTCGTGCGAGACCGGCAGTATCAGGACCGGCTCGACCTCTACCACCAGCTGGGCGTGCCGATGCCGGGGCAGGGCGCTCGTTGA